The Streptomyces avermitilis MA-4680 = NBRC 14893 genome contains a region encoding:
- a CDS encoding ABC transporter permease, whose protein sequence is MNLLADGWTLTQRRLFRLRHEPGTLLTMLMMPSGFVVLFGFVFGGAIGVPGTSNYREFMMPGLFVMTTGTALSTAMVEVATDQARGVMERLRSLPTHRVSVPLGQSGAEGILGAYGLAVLMVCGLVVGWRPHDGVPRALAGIGLLLLFRYTLAWVGTYLGLVVRSARTAARLAPLTLSLTMVSNALVPTDRMPVGLRALCEWNPLSSAAAAARELFGNPGAPGPDAAWPLTHPVTASLLWAGLLLLIFVPLSVRRFARAGL, encoded by the coding sequence GTGAACCTCCTGGCCGACGGCTGGACGCTGACCCAGCGAAGGCTGTTCCGGCTGCGCCACGAGCCCGGCACCCTGCTCACCATGCTGATGATGCCGAGCGGGTTCGTGGTGCTGTTCGGCTTCGTGTTCGGCGGCGCGATCGGGGTGCCGGGCACCTCGAACTACCGCGAGTTCATGATGCCCGGCCTGTTCGTGATGACGACCGGGACCGCTCTGTCCACCGCCATGGTGGAGGTGGCGACGGACCAGGCGCGCGGGGTGATGGAGCGCCTGCGTTCGCTCCCGACCCACCGGGTGTCCGTGCCGCTCGGCCAGAGCGGCGCCGAGGGGATCCTCGGGGCCTACGGCCTCGCGGTCCTGATGGTGTGCGGTCTCGTCGTCGGCTGGCGGCCGCACGACGGCGTTCCGCGGGCGCTGGCCGGCATCGGCCTGCTCCTGCTGTTCCGCTACACGCTGGCGTGGGTCGGCACCTACCTGGGCCTTGTGGTGCGTTCGGCACGGACCGCGGCCCGGCTGGCACCGCTCACGCTGTCGCTCACCATGGTGTCCAACGCCCTCGTGCCGACCGACCGGATGCCGGTCGGCCTCCGGGCGCTGTGCGAGTGGAACCCGCTCAGCTCCGCCGCGGCGGCCGCGCGCGAGCTCTTCGGCAACCCCGGTGCTCCCGGGCCGGACGCCGCGTGGCCGCTGACCCACCCGGTGACCGCGAGCCTGCTGTGGGCCGGCCTGCTGTTGCTGATCTTCGTGCCGCTCTCGGTGCGCCGCTTCGCCCGCGCCGGACTCTAG